The genome window GACGACGTCCTCGCCCGGCTGCCGGAGCTGCTCGTCCAGCTCGAGGAGCAGGTCACCGCACGCGGAGGCACGGTCCACTGGGCCCGTGACGCCGACGAGGCCAACGCCATCGTCACGCGCCTGGTGCAGGGGACCGGCGCCGACGAGGTGGTCAAGGTCAAGTCCATGGCAACCCAGGAGATCGGCCTCAACGAGGCGCTCGAGGCCGCCGGCATCGCCGCCTGGGAGACCGACCTGGCCGAGCTGATCGTCCAGTTGGGGCACGACAAGCCCTCGCACATCCTCGTGCCCGCGATCCACCGCAACCGCGCGGAGATCCGCGAGATCTTCCTGCGCGAGATGGGGCAGGTGGGCCGCGCCGCCGACCCGGCCCTCACCGACGAGCCGGCCGCCCTCGCAGAGGCCGCCCGCCTCCACCTGCGCAGCAAGTTCCTCGCGGCACGCGTCGCCGTCTCGGGCGCGAACTTCGCGGTCGCCGAGACCGGCACGCTGTCGGTCGTCGAGTCCGAGGGCAACGGGCGGATGTGCCTGACGCTGCCGCAGACGCTCATCACGGTCATGGGCATCGAGAAGCTCGTGCCGAGCTGGCAGGACCTCGAGGTGTTCCTCCAGCTGCTCCCCCGGTCCTCGACCGGTGAGCGCATGAACCCCTACACCTCGATGTGGACGGGGGTCACGCCCGGCGACGGGCCGCAGGAGTTCCACCTGGTCCTGCTCGACAACGGGCGCACCGCCACCCTCGCCGATCCCCAGGGCCGCGCCGCCCTGCGGTGCATCCGCTGCTCGGCCTGCCTCAACGTGTGCCCGGTCTACGAGCGCACGGGCGGGCACGCCTACGGCTCGGTCTACCCCGGGCCGATCGGGGCCGTCCTGTCGCCGCAGCTGACCGGCGTCGCCGACAACCCCAGCCTGCCCTTCGCCTCGACCCTCTGCGGCGCCTGCTTCGACGCCTGCCCGGTCGCCATCGACATCCCCTCGATGCTCGTGCACCTGCGAGAGCAGGTCAGTCTCGAGAAGGCCGCCCACTCGCGGACGCCGACGCCGGAGGCCGCCATGATGCGGTCACTGGCCTGGGTCATGCGGAACCCCCTGCGCTGGCGGGCGGCGCTCCGGTCGGCTCGTTTCGGACGTCTGCTCGGCGTCCTGCCCGGAGCGCACGGGCGCATCAAGGCGCTGCCGCCGCCGCTCGACCGCTGGACGACCACCCGCGACCTCCCGCTCCCGCCGCGGGAGTCCTTCCACGACTGGTGGGACCGCGAGCGCGGAGGCGGGTCGTGAGCGCGCGCGACGAGGTGCTCGCACGCGTACGCCTGGCGCTGGGCGACGGTCAGCCGCAGGTCACCGTCCCCCGCGACTACCGGCGCGCCGGCGAGGTCGTGCTTCCCCACGACGAGCTGCTGTCGCTGCTCGAGGAGCGGGTCGTCGACTACCGTGCGGCGGTCACCCGAGCCTCCAGCGCCACGCTCTCCGCGGTGGTCGCCGAGCGGCTGGCGCGCCACCGCGTTCGCCGCCTCGTCGTGCCGCCCGGCACACCCGGTGCCTGGCTCGGCGGCACCGACCTCGACGAGCGCCTCACCGACGACCCGCCCCTGTCGGCCACGGAGCTCGACGCCGTCGACGGCGTCGTGACCGGCTGCGCGGTCGCCGTCGCGGAGACGGGCACGCTGGTCCTGGACGCCGGGCCGGCGCAGGGCCGGCGGATCCTCACGCTGGTGCCGGACTACCACCTGCTGGTCGTACGCGGCGACCAGGTCGTCGCGCAGGTGCCCGACGCGCTCGCCCGCCTGGACGCGCGCCGCCCGCTCACCTGGATCAGCGGCCCGAGCGCGACCAGCGACATCGAGCTCAACCGGGTTGAGGGCGTGCACGGGCCGCGGACCCTCGACGTCGTCCTCGTCGACGACGGCCCGGCCGCCTGACTGCAACTTCTGGGGCAGACACGCGAGGGACCTGCGCGCGGCGGGCAACCGCGCACAGGTCCCTCAGGTCGGGGCGGACGAGCTACCTGATCGTGAAGCCGTCCTGCAGCGAGGTCGTGAACGACCCGCCGACGGACACCCGGTAGGAGCCCTTGGCGGTCTGCCACGCTCCGGACGAGGTGCTGTAGTACTGCAGCAGGTGCAGGTCGGCGATGTCCTGCGCCGTGAAGGTGATCCGCACGTTCCGGGACTCTCCCGCCTTCAGCGTCACCTGCTGCCAGCCGACGAGCCGCTTGGCCGGCTCACCCGTGCTGGCGGGGAGCTCGACGTAGACCTGGGCGGTCTCCGTCGCGGTGCGCGTGCCCGTGTTCGTCAGGCGGAACCGGACGCGCACGTCGCGGTTGCTCTTGATCGAGTTCGGTGTCACGTGCAGGTGGCCGTAGGAGAAGCTCGAGTAGGACAGGCCGTGACCGAAGGGGAAGAGCGGCTCGATGCCCTTCGACGCGTACCAC of Motilibacter peucedani contains these proteins:
- a CDS encoding LutB/LldF family L-lactate oxidation iron-sulfur protein; the protein is MTTTYLGMPGIPTAPKGVGNLRGTEPFPDAARRSLDDPQLRRNVGTATRTIRAKRASVVGEVPDWEQLRAAGAALKDDVLARLPELLVQLEEQVTARGGTVHWARDADEANAIVTRLVQGTGADEVVKVKSMATQEIGLNEALEAAGIAAWETDLAELIVQLGHDKPSHILVPAIHRNRAEIREIFLREMGQVGRAADPALTDEPAALAEAARLHLRSKFLAARVAVSGANFAVAETGTLSVVESEGNGRMCLTLPQTLITVMGIEKLVPSWQDLEVFLQLLPRSSTGERMNPYTSMWTGVTPGDGPQEFHLVLLDNGRTATLADPQGRAALRCIRCSACLNVCPVYERTGGHAYGSVYPGPIGAVLSPQLTGVADNPSLPFASTLCGACFDACPVAIDIPSMLVHLREQVSLEKAAHSRTPTPEAAMMRSLAWVMRNPLRWRAALRSARFGRLLGVLPGAHGRIKALPPPLDRWTTTRDLPLPPRESFHDWWDRERGGGS
- a CDS encoding LutC/YkgG family protein produces the protein MSARDEVLARVRLALGDGQPQVTVPRDYRRAGEVVLPHDELLSLLEERVVDYRAAVTRASSATLSAVVAERLARHRVRRLVVPPGTPGAWLGGTDLDERLTDDPPLSATELDAVDGVVTGCAVAVAETGTLVLDAGPAQGRRILTLVPDYHLLVVRGDQVVAQVPDALARLDARRPLTWISGPSATSDIELNRVEGVHGPRTLDVVLVDDGPAA